Proteins encoded in a region of the Mycolicibacterium duvalii genome:
- a CDS encoding DUF1801 domain-containing protein, giving the protein MSEDWRIDRVDEIRSLITQAEPEVVEEVKWRKPSNPDGVPAFSLDGLICTLEMYKGKVKVNFAKGSSIKDPDGLFNASLEAPVGRSIDLREHDDLEPDAFKALIREAVAVNRSRKAEKAKKG; this is encoded by the coding sequence GGACTGGCGTATCGATCGGGTCGATGAGATCCGGTCGCTGATCACACAGGCAGAACCCGAGGTCGTCGAAGAGGTCAAGTGGCGTAAACCGTCGAATCCCGATGGGGTTCCGGCCTTCTCGTTGGACGGCCTGATCTGCACTCTGGAGATGTACAAGGGCAAGGTGAAGGTGAACTTCGCCAAGGGGTCCTCGATCAAGGACCCCGACGGCCTGTTCAACGCGAGCCTGGAGGCGCCCGTCGGTCGGTCGATCGACCTGCGGGAGCATGACGACCTCGAGCCCGACGCCTTCAAGGCCCTGATCCGGGAGGCGGTCGCCGTCAACCGCAGCAGGAAGGCCGAGAAGGCCAAGAAGGGTTGA
- a CDS encoding nitroreductase/quinone reductase family protein → MPLRYVDPHRNRGPKYQQGVRFGRSRLGQFMARHIARRTDPLLFRLTGGRVNMGPIINAPLITTGAKSGKRRETQLTYFHDGTDVVLIASNFGADRHPQWYHNLKAHPECEFGGEQFTAREVTDPADYARLFRLAERVYAGYADYRAKTAKSGRDIPIFTLTPR, encoded by the coding sequence ATGCCGCTGCGCTACGTTGATCCGCACCGCAACCGTGGCCCGAAGTATCAACAGGGGGTGCGCTTCGGGCGCTCACGACTGGGCCAGTTCATGGCCCGCCATATCGCCCGCCGCACCGACCCGCTGTTGTTCCGGTTGACCGGTGGACGGGTGAACATGGGCCCGATCATCAACGCGCCGCTGATCACCACCGGCGCGAAATCCGGCAAGCGCCGGGAAACCCAGCTGACGTACTTCCACGACGGGACCGATGTGGTGCTGATCGCGTCGAACTTCGGCGCCGACCGACACCCGCAGTGGTACCACAACCTCAAGGCGCACCCCGAATGTGAGTTCGGCGGCGAACAATTCACCGCGCGCGAAGTCACCGACCCGGCGGACTACGCGCGGCTGTTCCGGCTCGCCGAGCGGGTCTACGCCGGCTACGCCGATTACCGCGCCAAGACCGCGAAGTCCGGTCGCGACATCCCCATCTTCACGCTGACGCCGCGATAG
- a CDS encoding guanylate cyclase, whose product MKPQAEPLDRALEETRTGDLWLFRGHTGLDRAIQSMTNSPVNHVGMTVAVDDLPPLIWHAELGDKLLDLWTGTHHRGVQLNDLREAVQRWTHSYDQRCWLRQLTPHVTRDQEDRMLRVIARMDGTPFPSTARLTGRWLRGRLPSVSDFTRGIPLVHNKVRQAAQRRKTVRTSVGLETAYCAETVAITYEAMGLLQTEKNWNWFDPGSFWSGDTLPLADGYRLGAEIAITV is encoded by the coding sequence ATGAAGCCACAGGCGGAGCCGTTGGACCGGGCCCTGGAAGAGACCCGCACCGGCGACCTCTGGTTGTTCCGGGGTCACACCGGCCTCGACCGCGCCATCCAGTCGATGACCAACAGCCCGGTCAACCACGTCGGGATGACCGTCGCCGTCGATGACCTGCCGCCGCTGATCTGGCACGCCGAACTCGGCGACAAGCTGCTCGACCTGTGGACCGGCACCCATCACCGCGGGGTGCAACTCAACGACCTGCGCGAGGCAGTGCAACGGTGGACGCACAGCTACGACCAGCGGTGCTGGCTGCGTCAGCTCACCCCACACGTCACCCGGGACCAGGAAGACCGCATGCTGCGGGTGATCGCCCGAATGGACGGCACCCCGTTTCCGTCGACGGCCCGACTGACCGGGCGTTGGCTCCGCGGGCGGCTGCCCTCGGTCAGCGACTTCACGCGGGGAATCCCCCTCGTGCACAACAAAGTCCGTCAGGCGGCGCAGCGGCGCAAAACGGTGCGGACCTCGGTCGGTCTGGAGACGGCCTACTGCGCCGAGACGGTGGCGATCACCTACGAGGCGATGGGGCTGTTGCAGACGGAGAAGAACTGGAACTGGTTCGACCCGGGGTCGTTCTGGAGCGGTGACACCTTGCCGTTGGCCGACGGCTACCGACTCGGAGCAGAAATCGCGATCACGGTGTGA
- a CDS encoding adenylate/guanylate cyclase domain-containing protein: MTGTLIALWVTAVLAAGLAVALVVQTRRLRAAQREAEELHRRLDARQMLVTGGTKAVKTVWQTASILRRDGLGAAVRSSIEELADWAEVERPDLARVAPGGRVTIMFSDIEESTALNERLGDRAYVRLLGKHDKAVRRVVDQHDGYVVKSQGDGFMVAFGRAEQAVRCAAAIQQGLHRQSRDLKVRIGIHSGKSVLRGDDLFGRNVAMAARVAGQADGGEILVSRTVRDAVADCEDIAFTEARNCELKGFSGSHALYPVESA, from the coding sequence GTGACCGGAACGCTGATCGCTTTGTGGGTGACGGCGGTGCTCGCCGCTGGGTTGGCCGTGGCCCTGGTGGTCCAGACCCGGCGTCTGCGTGCCGCACAGAGGGAGGCCGAGGAGCTGCACCGTCGCCTGGATGCCCGGCAGATGCTGGTCACGGGCGGCACCAAAGCGGTCAAGACCGTATGGCAGACGGCCAGCATCCTGCGTCGCGACGGGCTGGGCGCGGCGGTGCGCTCGTCGATCGAGGAGCTGGCCGACTGGGCCGAGGTCGAACGCCCGGACCTGGCCAGGGTGGCACCCGGCGGCCGGGTGACGATCATGTTCTCCGACATCGAGGAGTCGACCGCGCTCAACGAGCGTCTGGGCGACCGGGCCTACGTCCGGCTGCTCGGCAAGCACGACAAGGCGGTCCGCCGCGTGGTCGACCAGCACGACGGCTACGTGGTGAAAAGCCAGGGCGACGGGTTCATGGTCGCGTTCGGCCGCGCCGAACAGGCGGTCCGGTGCGCGGCCGCCATCCAGCAGGGATTGCATCGCCAGTCACGGGACCTGAAGGTGCGCATCGGGATCCACAGCGGCAAATCGGTGCTGCGCGGCGACGACCTGTTCGGCCGCAACGTGGCGATGGCCGCGCGGGTGGCCGGGCAGGCCGACGGGGGCGAGATCCTGGTCAGCCGGACCGTTCGGGACGCTGTGGCCGATTGCGAGGACATCGCGTTCACCGAGGCCCGCAACTGTGAGCTCAAGGGCTTCTCGGGCAGTCACGCGCTTTACCCCGTCGAATCCGCCTGA